A stretch of the Rhizomicrobium sp. genome encodes the following:
- the dxs gene encoding 1-deoxy-D-xylulose-5-phosphate synthase has product MTRGDDFAMGQPTKTPLLDGVNEPHQLRALDKKDLRQFADELRREMIDVVSVTGGHLGAGLGVVELTTALHYVFDTPKDKIIWDVGHQAYPHKIVTGRRSRMRSLRQGDGLSGFTKRAESEYDPFGAAHSSTSISAGLGFAVARDLKGGANNVVAVIGDGAMSAGMAYEAMNNAGAMDARLIVILNDNDMSIAPPVGAMSAYLARLVSSHTYRGLRSLGKKIASILPRPMKVGARRAEEYARGMVTGGTLFEELGFYYVGPIDGHNLDHLIPVLENVRDMKNGPVLVHVVTKKGKGYAPAEASADKYHGVTKFDVITGEQKKSNSKAPAYQKVFGESLIMEAKKDSRIVAITAAMPSGTGVDLFQQVFPTRTFDVGIAEQHAVTFAAGLAAEGMKPYCAIYSTFLQRAYDQVVHDVAIQSLPVRFAMDRAGLVGADGATHAGSFDIAYLGTLPNFVLMAAANEAELVHMVATTAVIDDRPSALRYPRGEGWGTIERPLVGVPLEIGKGKIWKEGSSIAILSYGTRLHEALLAAEKLSGYGLSATVADARFAKPLDTDMIRRLARQHEVLITIEEGAVGGFGSHVMQFLAWEGLLDHGLKVRPMVLPDRFQDQDTPDRMYEAAGLDSKAIVATVLNALGREREAEAAGRIA; this is encoded by the coding sequence ATGACTCGCGGAGACGATTTCGCCATGGGGCAGCCGACCAAGACGCCACTTCTGGACGGCGTGAACGAGCCGCATCAGCTGCGCGCGCTCGACAAAAAGGATCTGCGCCAGTTCGCCGACGAGCTGCGGAGGGAGATGATCGACGTCGTCTCGGTGACCGGCGGCCATCTCGGCGCCGGCCTCGGCGTGGTCGAGCTCACCACCGCGCTGCACTACGTGTTCGACACGCCGAAGGACAAGATCATCTGGGACGTCGGTCACCAAGCCTATCCGCACAAGATCGTCACCGGGCGCCGCAGCCGCATGCGCTCGCTGCGCCAGGGCGACGGCTTGTCGGGTTTCACCAAGCGCGCCGAGAGCGAATACGACCCGTTCGGCGCGGCGCATTCCTCGACCTCGATCTCCGCCGGCCTCGGCTTCGCGGTGGCGCGCGATCTCAAGGGCGGCGCGAACAATGTCGTCGCGGTGATCGGCGACGGCGCGATGAGCGCCGGCATGGCCTATGAGGCGATGAACAATGCCGGCGCGATGGATGCGCGGCTGATCGTGATCCTCAACGACAACGACATGTCGATCGCCCCGCCGGTCGGGGCGATGAGCGCCTATCTCGCGCGCCTCGTCTCCAGCCACACCTATCGCGGCCTGCGCAGCCTCGGCAAGAAGATCGCCTCCATCCTGCCGCGTCCGATGAAGGTCGGTGCGCGCCGGGCGGAGGAATACGCCCGCGGCATGGTCACCGGCGGCACGCTGTTCGAGGAGCTCGGCTTCTATTACGTCGGTCCGATCGACGGCCACAATCTCGACCACCTGATCCCGGTGCTCGAGAATGTCCGCGACATGAAGAACGGCCCGGTGCTGGTCCATGTCGTGACCAAGAAGGGCAAGGGCTACGCGCCCGCCGAGGCCTCCGCCGACAAGTATCACGGCGTCACCAAGTTCGACGTCATCACCGGCGAGCAGAAGAAATCCAACTCCAAGGCGCCCGCCTACCAGAAGGTGTTCGGCGAGAGCCTCATCATGGAGGCCAAGAAGGACAGCCGCATCGTCGCGATCACCGCCGCGATGCCGTCGGGCACCGGCGTGGATCTCTTCCAGCAGGTCTTCCCGACGCGCACCTTCGACGTCGGCATCGCCGAGCAGCATGCGGTGACCTTCGCCGCCGGCCTCGCGGCCGAGGGCATGAAGCCCTATTGCGCGATCTATTCGACCTTCCTGCAGCGCGCCTACGACCAGGTGGTGCACGACGTGGCGATCCAGTCGCTGCCGGTGCGCTTCGCGATGGATCGCGCCGGCCTGGTCGGCGCCGACGGCGCGACCCATGCGGGCTCCTTCGACATCGCCTATCTCGGCACGCTGCCGAACTTCGTGCTGATGGCCGCGGCCAACGAGGCGGAGCTGGTGCACATGGTCGCCACCACGGCGGTGATCGACGACCGTCCGTCCGCGCTGCGCTACCCGCGCGGCGAGGGCTGGGGCACCATCGAGCGTCCGTTGGTCGGCGTGCCGCTGGAGATCGGCAAGGGCAAGATCTGGAAGGAAGGCTCGTCCATCGCGATCCTCTCCTACGGCACGCGCCTGCACGAGGCGCTGCTGGCGGCGGAGAAACTCTCCGGCTACGGACTGTCGGCGACGGTCGCCGATGCCCGATTCGCCAAGCCGCTCGACACCGACATGATCCGCCGCCTGGCCCGCCAGCACGAAGTGCTGATCACCATCGAGGAAGGCGCGGTGGGCGGCTTCGGCAGCCATGTGATGCAGTTCCTGGCCTGGGAAGGCCTCTTGGACCATGGGCTCAAGGTCCGCCCGATGGTCCTGCCGGACCGCTTCCAGGACCAGGACACGCCGGACCGCATGTATGAGGCGGCCGGCCTGGATTCGAAGGCGATCGTCGCGACGGTGCTCAATGCGCTGGGCCGCGAACGCGAAGCGGAGGCGGCGGGCAGGATCGCCTGA
- a CDS encoding TlyA family RNA methyltransferase — translation MSTPSSDEFRADVFLVRNGYAKSRTEAQSAIRSGRLKVNGEIVNKPSRTLDPDATIEYVKPHPYVSRGALKLVAALDRFELSPQGLICLDVGASTGGFTEVLLERGATKVYAVDVGHAQMHPKVRRDPRVVPCEGVNARALTRDHVPEPPQAVVIDVSFIGLKLALPPALALAASGAWLVALVKPQFEVGRFAVDKGGIVKDAEARDAAVKDIAAWIADQAGWTVAGRMESPVEGGDGNREYLIAAKKV, via the coding sequence ATGAGCACGCCATCCAGCGACGAATTCCGCGCCGACGTCTTTCTGGTGCGCAACGGCTATGCCAAGAGCCGCACCGAGGCGCAGTCCGCGATCCGCTCCGGCCGCCTGAAGGTCAACGGCGAGATCGTGAACAAGCCGTCGCGCACCCTCGATCCCGACGCCACCATCGAATACGTCAAGCCGCATCCCTATGTTTCGCGCGGCGCGCTGAAGCTGGTCGCGGCGCTCGACCGCTTCGAGCTGTCGCCGCAGGGGCTGATCTGCCTCGATGTCGGCGCCTCGACCGGCGGCTTCACCGAGGTGCTGCTCGAGCGCGGCGCGACCAAGGTCTATGCCGTCGATGTCGGTCACGCCCAGATGCATCCCAAGGTGCGGCGCGATCCGCGCGTCGTTCCCTGCGAAGGCGTCAACGCCCGCGCCCTGACGCGCGACCACGTGCCGGAGCCGCCGCAGGCGGTCGTCATCGATGTCAGCTTCATCGGCCTCAAGCTCGCCCTGCCGCCCGCCTTGGCGCTGGCGGCGAGCGGCGCCTGGCTGGTGGCGCTGGTGAAGCCGCAATTCGAGGTCGGCCGCTTCGCGGTCGACAAGGGCGGCATCGTCAAGGACGCCGAGGCGCGCGACGCGGCGGTGAAGGACATCGCCGCCTGGATCGCCGACCAGGCGGGCTGGACGGTGGCCGGCCGCATGGAAAGCCCGGTCGAGGGCGGCGACGGCAACCGCGAATATCTGATCGCCGCGAAGAAGGTGTGA
- a CDS encoding C13 family peptidase — MRYLAFALALLGGALLAPAAQAANFANWAAIVVSGDDHSHSGNPSQVFDNGRRDIAAQLLRIGFAPANLLQFSVESDSHPGTEHSDKQTIANDLWDLSNRTTGGCLVYFTSHGSPEGIVLGEGVFSPESMGRVIDNACGSRPTVVFVAACFSGVFVPALAAPNRFVMTAARPDRPSFGCGDNDHYTFFDNCWLDSIGRAGDFPGLAGAIRACVSRKEAEINAYPSEPQLSIGANVAAQLPAWR, encoded by the coding sequence ATGAGATATCTGGCCTTCGCATTGGCGCTGCTCGGCGGGGCTTTGCTCGCGCCGGCCGCACAGGCGGCGAATTTCGCCAATTGGGCGGCCATCGTGGTGTCCGGCGACGATCATTCCCATTCCGGCAACCCGTCCCAGGTGTTCGACAATGGCCGCCGCGACATCGCGGCCCAGCTTCTGCGCATCGGCTTCGCGCCGGCGAACCTGCTGCAGTTCTCGGTGGAGTCCGACAGCCATCCGGGTACGGAGCATTCCGACAAGCAGACCATCGCCAACGATCTGTGGGATCTCTCCAACCGGACGACGGGCGGCTGCCTGGTCTATTTCACCAGCCATGGCTCGCCGGAGGGGATCGTGCTGGGCGAAGGCGTGTTCTCGCCCGAGAGCATGGGCCGGGTGATCGACAATGCCTGCGGCAGCCGCCCGACCGTGGTGTTCGTCGCCGCCTGCTTCTCTGGCGTGTTCGTGCCCGCGCTGGCGGCGCCGAACCGCTTCGTGATGACGGCGGCGCGGCCCGACCGGCCGTCCTTCGGCTGCGGCGACAACGACCATTACACCTTCTTCGACAATTGCTGGCTCGACAGCATCGGCCGCGCCGGCGATTTCCCCGGTCTCGCAGGCGCCATCCGGGCTTGCGTCAGCCGCAAGGAAGCCGAAATCAACGCGTACCCCTCGGAGCCGCAGCTCTCGATCGGCGCAAACGTCGCGGCGCAGCTGCCGGCCTGGCGCTGA
- a CDS encoding IS5 family transposase, which translates to MRGSDERSGALFSYVDLESRVRHDHPLRVIREIANAALMDLSKDFDELYTDFGRPSIAPEKLLRATLLQAFYGVRSERLLMERIEFDLLFRWFVGLGVDDPAWDHSVFSKNRDRLLQGDIAAKFLNAILAQPRVKRLLSSEHFSVDGTLIEAWASLKSFRRKDGADNDQDGPGRNAERSFHKEKRSNETHESTTDPEAKLYKKGDGQPAKLCYMGHALMENRHGLAVLGQASQANGMAERDQALTLVDRHRPRRRRRITLGADKAYDVEAFVEALRARAITPHVAIDGHLSKTGKPRKTAIDNRTLRHCGYAVSQVCRKRIEEVFGWIKASAGLAKVKVRGLARVNATFVMALSAYNLIRLPKLLAVPA; encoded by the coding sequence ATGCGTGGAAGCGACGAGCGGTCCGGGGCGCTGTTCAGTTACGTGGATTTGGAGTCCCGGGTTCGCCATGACCATCCTCTGCGGGTGATCCGGGAAATTGCGAACGCGGCGTTGATGGATCTGTCGAAGGACTTCGACGAGCTCTACACGGACTTTGGCCGTCCCTCGATCGCGCCGGAGAAGCTGTTGCGGGCGACGCTGTTGCAGGCGTTCTACGGTGTGCGCTCGGAGCGGCTGCTGATGGAACGGATAGAGTTTGACCTTCTGTTCCGCTGGTTCGTCGGGCTTGGGGTGGATGATCCGGCATGGGACCACTCGGTGTTCTCGAAGAACCGGGATCGGCTGCTTCAAGGTGACATCGCGGCCAAGTTCCTGAACGCGATCCTGGCTCAGCCTCGAGTGAAGCGGCTTCTGTCGAGCGAGCACTTCTCGGTGGATGGGACGCTGATCGAGGCGTGGGCTTCGCTCAAGAGCTTCCGCAGGAAGGACGGCGCCGACAACGACCAGGATGGTCCGGGCCGCAACGCCGAGCGCAGCTTCCACAAGGAGAAACGCTCCAACGAGACCCATGAGAGCACGACCGATCCTGAGGCCAAGCTCTACAAGAAGGGCGATGGCCAGCCGGCCAAGCTCTGCTACATGGGGCATGCGCTGATGGAGAACCGCCACGGCCTGGCGGTCTTAGGCCAGGCGAGCCAAGCCAACGGCATGGCCGAACGGGACCAAGCGCTGACGCTGGTGGATCGCCATCGTCCCCGGCGACGACGGCGGATCACGCTAGGCGCCGACAAGGCCTATGACGTGGAGGCCTTCGTCGAGGCGCTTAGGGCGCGCGCGATCACGCCGCACGTCGCCATCGATGGGCATTTGAGCAAGACCGGCAAGCCGCGCAAGACGGCCATCGACAACCGGACGCTGCGCCATTGCGGTTATGCCGTGAGCCAAGTCTGCCGCAAGCGCATCGAAGAGGTGTTCGGTTGGATCAAGGCATCGGCCGGCTTGGCCAAGGTCAAGGTCCGTGGGCTGGCGCGTGTCAATGCCACCTTCGTCATGGCCTTGTCCGCCTACAACCTCATCCGCCTGCCCAAACTCCTGGCGGTGCCGGCATGA
- a CDS encoding carboxypeptidase-like regulatory domain-containing protein, with protein sequence MKSHLIRAALACAVLAFASQPVMAAEGGTSLCPPPHVCLGGVGVMVTTKKGQVVARARTDDDGQVSFKGLPAGDYLIVIDGLSLVSATERAAPTPPKKESGGVSVGIGGLFGGGGRSGHEGHDSHGGGGGVGVGLNIPLGSGDQGSGPQDNPITAINITLPGEPPRLVNDGNTANWGTGTSTFLEVPYCPDAAKRGLNIGATIKQNPGWLMVTIFDRWGNM encoded by the coding sequence ATGAAATCGCACCTCATCCGCGCGGCGCTCGCCTGCGCCGTCCTGGCGTTCGCGAGCCAGCCCGTCATGGCCGCCGAGGGCGGCACGTCGCTCTGTCCGCCGCCGCATGTCTGCCTCGGCGGTGTCGGCGTTATGGTCACCACCAAGAAGGGGCAGGTGGTCGCGCGCGCGCGCACCGACGACGACGGCCAGGTCAGCTTCAAGGGGCTCCCCGCAGGCGACTACCTGATCGTCATCGATGGGCTGAGTCTCGTCTCGGCAACCGAGCGCGCGGCGCCGACACCCCCGAAGAAGGAGAGCGGCGGCGTCAGCGTCGGCATCGGGGGCCTGTTCGGCGGCGGTGGCCGCAGCGGCCATGAGGGTCACGATTCACATGGCGGCGGTGGCGGCGTGGGTGTCGGCCTGAACATTCCGCTCGGCAGCGGCGATCAGGGCTCCGGGCCGCAGGACAATCCGATCACCGCGATCAACATCACGCTTCCGGGCGAGCCGCCCCGCCTGGTCAACGACGGCAACACGGCCAATTGGGGCACAGGTACCAGCACGTTTTTGGAAGTGCCCTACTGCCCCGATGCCGCGAAGCGCGGACTGAACATCGGCGCGACTATCAAGCAAAACCCGGGCTGGCTGATGGTGACGATCTTCGACCGCTGGGGAAACATGTAG
- the aroC gene encoding chorismate synthase: MSHNTFGHLFRVTTFGESHGPAIGCVIDGCPPGIALTEADIQDDLDRRRPGTSKFVTQRQEPDTVRILSGVFQDERMPAQVTTGTPIALLIENVDQRSKDYAEIRDTFRPGHADYTYIAKYGVRDYRGGGRQSARETASRVAAGAVARKVLASLYPDARVRGALVQMGTSHIDRDRWDWAEVARNPFFCPDPGAIDPWTAYLEGVRKAGSSVGAVIEVVAEGIPAGLGAPIYAKLDGELAAAMMSINAVKGVEIGDGFAAAALSGEENADEMRAGNDGKPRFLANHAGGILGGISTGQPVVVRFAVKPTSSILSPRRTVDVNNAETDILTKGRHDPCVGIRAVPVGEAMMAIVLADQALRQRAQNG; encoded by the coding sequence ATGTCGCACAACACGTTCGGCCATCTCTTCCGCGTCACGACCTTCGGCGAGAGCCATGGGCCGGCGATCGGCTGCGTGATCGACGGCTGTCCGCCGGGCATCGCGCTCACCGAAGCGGACATCCAGGACGACCTCGACCGCCGCCGCCCCGGCACCAGCAAATTCGTCACCCAACGGCAGGAACCGGATACCGTCCGCATCCTCTCCGGCGTCTTCCAGGACGAGCGGATGCCCGCGCAGGTGACGACGGGCACGCCGATCGCGCTGCTGATCGAGAATGTCGATCAGCGGTCGAAAGACTATGCCGAGATCCGCGACACGTTCCGGCCCGGCCACGCCGACTACACCTATATCGCCAAATACGGCGTGCGCGACTATCGCGGCGGCGGGCGGCAGAGCGCGCGCGAGACCGCGAGCCGCGTCGCGGCCGGCGCGGTGGCGCGCAAGGTTCTCGCATCGCTCTATCCCGATGCCCGCGTGCGCGGGGCACTGGTGCAGATGGGCACCAGCCATATCGACCGCGACCGATGGGACTGGGCCGAGGTGGCGCGCAATCCGTTCTTCTGCCCCGACCCGGGCGCCATCGATCCGTGGACGGCGTATCTCGAGGGGGTGCGCAAGGCGGGCTCCTCGGTCGGGGCGGTGATCGAGGTCGTGGCGGAGGGCATCCCGGCGGGGCTGGGCGCGCCGATCTACGCCAAGCTCGACGGCGAGCTGGCGGCGGCGATGATGAGCATCAACGCGGTGAAGGGCGTGGAGATCGGCGACGGCTTCGCCGCCGCGGCGCTCAGCGGCGAGGAGAACGCCGACGAGATGCGGGCCGGAAACGACGGCAAGCCCCGCTTCCTCGCCAACCATGCCGGCGGCATCCTGGGCGGCATCTCCACCGGCCAGCCCGTGGTCGTGCGCTTCGCGGTGAAGCCGACCTCGTCGATCCTTTCGCCGCGGCGGACGGTGGACGTGAACAACGCCGAGACCGACATCCTGACCAAGGGCCGTCACGATCCCTGCGTCGGCATCCGCGCCGTGCCGGTGGGTGAGGCGATGATGGCGATCGTGCTCGCGGACCAGGCGCTGCGCCAGCGGGCGCAGAACGGCTGA
- a CDS encoding histidine phosphatase family protein produces MINVRALTLYVVRHGECEHNAEGRFASHDDSPLTANGRAQARANGRLLRALAGDPAALDFHASSLHRTCCTMELLREAAGLPATGYRADHRLMEMHAGDHIWTLRSALTPEDDRRFGADPWNYRRERGESQAMVHERVGRFLAGLTRDSVIVSHAVPVRMLRAHYLGLSPEDAVRYEHPNAGLLRLSHGAEAYFGE; encoded by the coding sequence GTGATCAACGTCCGCGCCCTCACCCTCTACGTCGTCCGTCATGGCGAGTGCGAGCACAATGCGGAAGGCCGCTTCGCCTCGCACGACGATTCGCCGCTGACCGCGAACGGCCGCGCCCAGGCGCGCGCCAATGGGCGGCTGCTGCGCGCGCTGGCGGGCGATCCGGCGGCGCTGGATTTCCATGCGAGCTCCCTGCACCGCACCTGCTGCACGATGGAATTGCTGCGCGAGGCGGCGGGCCTGCCGGCCACCGGCTATCGCGCCGACCACCGGCTGATGGAGATGCATGCCGGCGACCATATCTGGACGCTGCGCAGCGCCCTCACGCCGGAGGACGACCGCCGCTTCGGCGCCGATCCCTGGAATTACCGGCGCGAGCGCGGCGAAAGCCAGGCGATGGTGCATGAGCGGGTCGGGCGCTTCCTGGCCGGTCTCACCCGCGACAGCGTGATCGTGAGCCATGCCGTGCCGGTGCGCATGCTGCGGGCGCATTATCTCGGGCTTTCGCCGGAGGACGCGGTGCGCTACGAGCATCCCAATGCCGGGCTGCTCCGGCTCAGCCATGGCGCCGAGGCCTATTTCGGCGAATAG
- a CDS encoding histidine phosphatase family protein, whose amino-acid sequence MALKLPDGITLFFARHGQTEANARHQFSGVKDTPLTPLGEAQARDVGAILARTLGHEPALDFVSSPLQRAKTTMQIVRVAAGLPQLGYRTDPRLIEIDLGIWDQLTDDEAKALDPALYERRNADKWHVRVPGGENYADVAKRIGSFVADLATDTFAVSHGATTRILRGLFAGLDWKAMSSLDEPQGCVFRARGGEVVRLDVRR is encoded by the coding sequence ATGGCGCTTAAGCTCCCCGACGGCATCACGCTCTTTTTCGCGCGGCACGGCCAGACCGAGGCGAATGCGCGGCATCAATTCTCCGGCGTGAAGGACACGCCGCTCACCCCCCTGGGCGAAGCGCAGGCGCGCGACGTCGGCGCGATCCTCGCGCGCACGCTGGGCCACGAGCCGGCGCTCGATTTCGTGTCCAGCCCGCTGCAGCGCGCCAAGACGACGATGCAGATCGTGCGCGTCGCGGCGGGCCTGCCGCAGCTCGGCTACCGCACCGACCCGCGCCTGATCGAGATCGACCTGGGGATATGGGACCAGCTCACCGACGACGAGGCCAAGGCGCTCGATCCGGCGCTCTATGAACGGCGCAATGCGGACAAATGGCATGTGCGGGTGCCGGGCGGCGAGAACTATGCCGATGTCGCCAAGCGGATCGGAAGCTTCGTCGCCGATCTCGCCACGGACACTTTCGCGGTAAGCCATGGCGCGACGACGCGCATCCTGCGCGGGCTGTTCGCGGGCCTGGACTGGAAGGCGATGTCGAGCCTCGACGAGCCGCAGGGCTGTGTGTTTCGCGCGCGCGGGGGCGAGGTGGTAAGGTTGGATGTTCGGCGCTAA
- the fabI gene encoding enoyl-ACP reductase FabI, giving the protein MKGKRGLIMGVANNRSIAWGVAEALHKAGAELAFSYQGDVFKKRVVPLVEPLKPAALIDCDVSNQGSIDGAFAELAKIWPSLDFVVHAIGFSDKDQLDGRYVDTTPENFRMTMDISCYSFTAVAQRAEKMMTKGGAMVTLTYYGSEKVMPHYNVMGVAKAALEASVRYLAEDLGKKAIRVNSISAGPIKTLAASGIGDFRYILKWNEYNSPLRRNVTIEEVGNSALYLLSDMGKAVTGECLHVDAGYHIVGMKAIDAPDITVAKSDGA; this is encoded by the coding sequence ATGAAGGGCAAGCGTGGCCTCATCATGGGCGTGGCCAATAACCGCTCCATCGCCTGGGGCGTCGCCGAGGCGCTGCACAAGGCAGGCGCGGAACTGGCGTTCTCCTATCAGGGCGACGTCTTCAAGAAGCGCGTGGTGCCGCTGGTCGAGCCGCTCAAGCCCGCCGCGCTGATCGATTGCGACGTGAGCAACCAGGGTTCGATCGACGGCGCCTTTGCGGAACTCGCCAAGATCTGGCCGTCGCTCGATTTCGTGGTGCATGCCATCGGCTTCTCCGACAAGGACCAGCTCGACGGCCGCTATGTCGACACCACGCCGGAGAACTTCCGGATGACGATGGACATCTCCTGCTACTCGTTCACCGCGGTGGCGCAGCGCGCCGAGAAGATGATGACGAAGGGCGGCGCGATGGTGACCCTGACCTATTACGGGTCCGAGAAGGTGATGCCGCACTACAACGTGATGGGCGTCGCCAAGGCGGCGCTCGAGGCCTCGGTGCGCTATCTCGCGGAGGATCTGGGCAAGAAGGCGATCCGGGTGAACTCGATCTCGGCCGGTCCGATCAAGACGCTGGCGGCGAGCGGGATCGGCGATTTCCGCTACATCCTCAAATGGAACGAGTACAATTCGCCGCTCCGCCGCAATGTGACGATCGAGGAGGTCGGAAATTCGGCGCTGTATCTGCTGTCGGACATGGGCAAGGCGGTGACGGGCGAGTGCCTGCATGTCGACGCCGGCTATCACATCGTCGGCATGAAGGCGATCGACGCGCCGGACATCACGGTCGCCAAGAGCGATGGCGCTTAA
- a CDS encoding efflux transporter outer membrane subunit: MRRAIGLVGAALLAACAGPRPDAPPQAAVTAPQAWRADPAAAQAGIGAAWWQAFGDPVLTRTVETALADNVDIAAAAARVAEARGQFHLAQAQRWPNVSGSAGGGRDREVNPGFGIPEEQTAGQAELSVSYDLDLFGRLADASEAARAQLLSSQAARDNVRLAVAASAASGYIALRGLDARLAVLRKTLAARAESLKIARRRAQVGYASQLDLAQAEADYRAAEQLIPAAELAITRQENGLSILLGDTPRAIARGLDLDRLSHPTVPLAVPAALMRRRPDILAAEEQLAAADHSLDSARAAFMPDVRISADGGVVGSTLISSPVGIFSLGGSILAPIFDAGRLQAQQETVAARRDQAAFAYRKTALTAFREVEDALAAIRRLDEQQASLAAQRVTLARALALATNRYRAGYSPYLDQLDAERGLLATELALVQAGTDRFTATVALYQALGGGWAADL, from the coding sequence ATGAGGCGCGCGATCGGGCTCGTCGGCGCCGCCCTGCTCGCCGCCTGCGCCGGCCCAAGACCGGACGCGCCGCCGCAGGCCGCGGTGACCGCGCCGCAAGCCTGGCGCGCCGATCCGGCCGCGGCGCAAGCCGGAATAGGCGCCGCCTGGTGGCAAGCCTTCGGCGATCCGGTTCTCACGCGCACAGTGGAAACGGCCCTCGCCGACAATGTCGACATCGCGGCGGCGGCGGCGCGCGTCGCCGAGGCGCGGGGCCAATTCCACCTCGCCCAGGCGCAACGCTGGCCGAATGTCAGCGGCTCCGCCGGCGGCGGCCGGGACCGCGAGGTCAATCCGGGCTTCGGCATCCCCGAAGAGCAGACCGCCGGACAGGCGGAATTGTCGGTCTCCTACGATCTCGATCTCTTCGGCCGCCTGGCCGACGCCAGCGAGGCGGCGCGGGCGCAATTGCTGTCGAGCCAGGCCGCGCGCGACAATGTCCGCCTCGCCGTCGCGGCGTCGGCGGCGTCGGGCTACATCGCCCTTCGCGGGCTCGACGCGCGCCTGGCCGTGCTGCGCAAGACGCTGGCAGCCCGCGCGGAGTCGCTGAAGATCGCGCGCCGCCGCGCCCAGGTCGGTTATGCCTCGCAGCTCGATCTCGCCCAGGCCGAAGCCGATTACCGCGCGGCCGAGCAGCTCATCCCCGCCGCCGAACTCGCCATCACCCGCCAGGAGAACGGCCTCAGCATCCTGCTCGGCGACACGCCGCGCGCGATCGCGCGGGGCCTGGACCTGGACAGGCTTTCGCATCCGACCGTGCCGCTCGCCGTGCCCGCCGCGCTGATGCGGCGTCGGCCCGACATCCTTGCGGCGGAAGAGCAGCTCGCGGCCGCCGATCACTCGCTCGACTCGGCGCGCGCCGCCTTCATGCCGGATGTGCGGATTTCGGCCGATGGCGGCGTCGTCGGCTCGACGCTGATCAGCAGCCCGGTCGGGATATTCTCGCTCGGCGGCAGCATCCTGGCGCCGATCTTCGACGCCGGCCGGCTGCAGGCCCAACAGGAGACCGTCGCCGCCCGGCGCGACCAGGCCGCCTTTGCCTATCGCAAGACGGCGCTGACGGCGTTCCGCGAAGTCGAAGACGCGCTGGCCGCGATACGCCGGCTCGACGAGCAACAGGCTTCGCTCGCCGCGCAGCGTGTGACGCTGGCCCGCGCGCTGGCGCTCGCCACCAACCGTTATCGCGCCGGCTATTCCCCCTATCTGGATCAACTCGATGCCGAGCGCGGCCTGCTGGCGACCGAACTCGCACTCGTGCAAGCCGGCACCGACCGCTTCACGGCCACCGTCGCGCTCTATCAGGCCCTCGGCGGCGGCTGGGCCGCAGATCTCTAA